Genomic DNA from Salvia miltiorrhiza cultivar Shanhuang (shh) chromosome 1, IMPLAD_Smil_shh, whole genome shotgun sequence:
agctttggaaccttcagtgttctgaacacacttttcagcttcatgttccctgaaaccatctgtagactcatcaaagatcacatgaggtgtttcttcaacacaaagagtttgagtattaaacactcgataggctttgcttgaacgttctgttccagagtatccaaggaaaactcctggatcagccttgctatcgaaagtgttcaacctcttcttatcattgttgtgtatgaaacacttagaaccgaaagcatgaaagtaggcaatcgatggctttctgttcttccataactcgtatggagttcttccatgtctctgagtgaggaaggagcgattctgtgtgtagcatgcgttgttgactgcttcggcccaaaacttcaaggggagttttgactcagctagcatcgtccttgctgcttcctttagagaccggtttcttctttctgcaactccgttctgctgtggagttcttgctgcagaagtttgatgactgattccttattcatcacaatacttacgaatgacagtattgaggaactcattcccacgatctgatctgatgctgatgatgttgacttccttttcaacgctcagtcttctcagcagctttggcagttcctccagtgtctctttcttcttgaagagaaagataacccaagtatatcgtgaataatcatccacaactactaaggtgtacttcctaccgttgtagcttcttggagtgatcgggccaaacagatccatgtgaagtagatgcagaatcctttcagaggagtgtcctaactttgacttgaatgacatccgcgtctgctttcctctgaggcatgcttcacattcttgcttcttctggaacacaatagaaggaaggccttctaccagttgatgtttagcaagtttgttgatcgtcttgaagttgagatggttgagtctcttgtgccatagccaattgagctccgagctgctcttgctgatgaggtacgtttctggtgggctgtcttcccaagaaacgacatagagactcccttgtctgaatcctttcagaaccaccttcttttgattgtttctaacagtgaattcatccttcttgatcttcactgtgataccactgtcacaaaattgactcacagacaacagattatgtttaagaccagaaacaaagctaacattactgatactggcgttatccatgttgagcacaccgtagccttttgtttctccgattgagttgtctccgaatgcaactttggatccagctttctcaacatactgagatagatattctttgtagcccgtcatgtgcttcgaacagccactgtccagataccacgttctgattgaagctttggcctcttccttctttttgtgtttcctgacattgacctgcaaggaagagttgcttcaggcacccaatcaagctttgggtccttcgatgttagctcgagttccctttggaacccatatctgcttcagaattggtctggctgatctcttgcgctttgttgaatgtctgattgacgtcgttggcgcttcaggtggcacatgagcattcttctgttgagaaatccttttgaaggcctcactcttgtagcagttctgtctgatgagtggttgaggtcttcgttgctcggcgaagtatcttccctgagatactcgagtctttgcggACTTTTGGAGATTTGGCTAATGTCCAGTAGCTTGTTGTCGTGGATGGCTCTTGgttcgtctggactcagcattgcttggtctccatggatgttgttccttttGAAACTGAACTAatgtcagtctctgactgatgtggcctttcttccccctggattgatgaggaagattcttcttgactcctgatgttccttcccggatctttgactgaaatctgctttccagccttcttagtagaatgatctggttgggggcctccttagctcgtctgtagcttcgtggaggtggaacatttgatctagccatcagtctgcgcttgcgaacttcatccatatcatgatctcttgattcttctgaggatgtgatttcagaaggatcgtcctttgagatgatcatgatatcctttcctttgtcagctgcaacctttcctccgatgctgttgaccaggcctttcgatggaaagttgctcatcatgggagactgcatcatgcagttcttgaccgTTTCTTCctgcttgtgattgagcctcttgatctcatgagatgctctctcacattctgaattggagattctgagctcttcttccagtcggctgttctccatgattagctgatcaagacaagtttcatccggaaagtagatgattgtctgattcttagctcgttcatcattgatctccttgtccattttctgattctgcttgaggagatcttcgaacattttcctcagctgacagtgatcagtcatgagctgatcaaactcgtcagtttcatcggatgagctacctccagattctgagtggtctcctgaaagcatcaggaagttatcactataaggagtttttgagtgagagtttacctctgagccattcattccattgtcgtagctgttgtcagccacactttctgattcattggccatcagggctcggctctcatcatctgagctggaactgtcgaagtcggatgattctgatgtgtctttggaagagtcagcatcgtcagcaaccatcgctttcttcttcgaaaagctacgatctttcttagctttcagttctctgcgctcagctggagtcagatcagggcattcatgttgaaagtgccctttctttctacatccaaaatattccatatctttgatgtcgtaagcggctgacttcctttctccgcttcgatctgtggaatgtctggagttgccttctctttcttttcctttgtagtgctgcttgtggaaccttctgtacttccggaacttggactccatcttgttgaatctttcagtcaacaaagcatattgactgaagaagtcctctgggttgagttccgttggctccttgatctgcttcttgccttctctggttgaggccttcagtgcaactcctcttgaggttgatggaccatcttcgtctgatcctccagccttcttgttaccaagatttctcataaggtcgaactcatttgccatgagatcggagaaaagcttgtttgtcgggagctgactgaatcctggcttatgctgatgagcgactgagtagatctgccattctccacgtggcagtgctcgaagaatcttcaggttgatttctcgttgagtgtatttgtctttggaaatggattgaacttcattcaagataagattgaatctttgttccatttcctcgacagattcattcttgagcatgaggaaggagtcgaacttctggcaagctattgatagcttattctccttgatttcctcggaacctacgcacattctttccagaatgtcccacatctcctttgcagttccgcacttgatgatcttcatgacatgcttgtcgggaacggtgccggagatgatgcttttagctaggttgtcaagctcatcttgcttcctttcttctgtggaagtctgcctttgacttgggctggacctcatcgtaaggatcctgttgGAGGTCAGCAGGAACTCTTTTGATAacttcggtgatggtgatcggtccgctggtgatgactttccacattcggcaatgttgggcggtgaggaagctttcaagccgaaacttccatatgtcgtatttttcaatactaaacataggtagagaagataatctgctgtggttagtctccatcaaaaaagagagaacagataacagcagatagagcagatagcaagcacaaaaagaaagagtaaaactttttcgagacctttaagaaaaaggatctagttcaaatagaacctagtcagatgcagatagttcttgcgaacaacctgctctgataccaattgttaggacctgagggtctcgaataggtgtatggggggggaaatacacctatgggctatttttaacttaatctactgacctcaatcagaggggatctcagtcagagatcaaaatgaaactttgcatgcaaataAGGACtcatgttttactgaaatcaattttgaccaacagggttgacgactgatactgaaagctcttcagtaacgagttatcagttaagttgctggaacttaactgatgcaagtaagggcttcagtcgtgtttgcaaagatagagatgatatcactcttcctgactatcaaatgatagttcagtcagatcgatatcatacgcagcggaaattaaacttagtttcgtaatagcctcggtggagcaagttgttggtttaaggtttctctttgctgtttagtcagtgttcagttttatcaattgaaatagcacaagtaagaatgtaaaactgaaagctgtaaacaacacagagacttttacgtggttcggaaaaaccctttcctacatccacggttggtagATCAGACCAaaaatccactccgcaagtgcttcactggtgcactgcaaaccgtacccgtgtgcttgcctggtgcacacaaccgtaaactgaagaaaacccttcttcagcacccacacttcactcgcgtaggatttccctgctaagcacacctcgtgctcagacttttcactcagagttcagagtaccttcctgaactccgaaccactcaaacactcttatgggagggaggtttgaacgagtgccaactatacttacaaagaacaagttctttgaagcaagtttgacctttggcttctgggtaaacagatatatgcctagggtctaagagaatgtatgtaatcagcagtgactgattttggctttggaattctcttcttcgattcaagatttggggcggttaagctttaggctgagtagcaattttggcagaacttcagcttatgtcgttgaatcggtgaaggttgaagtgatcctcgagcgctatttgtaggagacctcttgaatagatccgttggcgtaaatcgtcctcaagatttcttccgttggagagcaattcgaatttgggctgaggcttcaatcttcgaggttccttgtctatgtggaaacggctctctttgatggacatgagatgtgacgtctctgaaaagtaaccaccagataggaatgacctctgcagagataagatattctgagatctctgcatttaatgcggctgtacttgtgcgtacgtggcttcctctgaacgttggaagatcagtcctaggaggaatgttcaactgatacttgactttagtatcagtcctttgcgtgcattaaataatcagtcttcaactgattcttcaactgatacttcagttggtatctgtagtcttcagtcttcgttcttcagtcttcagtcttcagtcttcgacaccgcaagctaaactagaaacgaactctaacacttgagttcaaaacgattctagtctattacagttaagtcctatgaattttggtatcatcaaaacaagggtcaggatattccacaaggttcccaacatataTGAAAtgagtgattaatattaaattaagtgGTAAGTTAAATGTATGTTGTAAAGGGTAAATTTCATGAAAATACTCCACTTTATActaaaatctggttttttgataatttttttagttgTGGCAAAATTttcaacgagctttcaattgaTAGCAATGTCCGTCTGGGGTAATTTTCTGGCCAAGttaaatctgagttggcagccggaatgccaacgtgacATCAGAATTGtcaaatcacacccaccctccccctccccctcccacgtcaccctctcgAACACACACACTGGACTCACACCCTCGACGCCACAACTTGCGCCACTGACTTCTCCAGAGAACAGCGGCGGAAAAtcgccccccctccccccacctcTCCTGTTTCTATCCAGTTTCCGACGACAACGGCCCTCCCTCTCGACTAAGCGCCCACCCACACACCAACAGTGGTGGCGCCTCTTTCTCTGAACCTCTGCGGCACCAGGACTCCCTCTGGCGACCGCATCAGCCGCCAAGGCTAACCACCGCCCTCTGCTTCGATTTACAGCGGCGAAAGCCGCCGCCTACAGTCTaccccatctctctctcatttaCCGGCGATGACGGAGTTGCAGCTGGTAGCAGCAGCCCCCCCTCTCTCCTCCACTCGATTCCccccatttctctctctctcaccaaaTTTCAGATACCAGATTTCATATATCAAATTTCAGGTAGTGGCGCCCTAGTTCTCTCCCTCCTGAAAATCGGcgtccactctctctctctcaccaaaATCGGCGTCCCTCTTGAAAATCGGccgccactctctctctcgtgaAAAATAAAAGCATCTTTTTGGATGGATTGTTGATCGATTTGATGTGGGATCTGCATGATTGAGTTTTCAACCGTGGATTTTCAACCGGCACTGGGAATCGAGAGGGGGGTGAGGAAGCCGGCGGACTCGAGATTCTGGGCAGATCTGGACGGTtgtggcggcggtggaggaagtgagagagagggtgagagccGACGGGGACAGGGGGAAGGGGGATGGGGAAGAGATAGAGGGTGACATGGGGGGAGAGGggggaagagagaaagagagggtgacgtgggagggggatggtgggtgtgatttggcatttttgatgccacgttggcattccggctgccaactcatATTTAATTTGACCGAAAAATTACTCCGAACGGACATTGCTAtcaattgaaagctcgttgaaatttttgccacaattaaaaagattgttaaaaaaatcagattttgattaaagtggggtatttccatgcaatttgcccttttgtaaataataaatattcgtaagagtaaaaaataagaataaaatatcgaactatatttaaaaaaaaaaaaaagtgtcataTTTTAATGATATCATAAATAACAAAAGTATCAAAATTTTGATGGACGGAGAAAGAAAATTACCACCTTTTATACTTACCCCATTGATTATtgtcatatttaatttttacattgaGATTTTTCCTCTATTCACAAATAagtgttatatatattttaggatttggctaattaaaaaaataattaaaaacctgtaaaataatgtaaaaatataaatatataatgtatgaaaaaaccaattaatatattataaaatatactccctccgtccgcgatatcgtttccacatttgccatttcggtccgtccgcgatatcgtttccacttccatttatagaagtagggtccacaaacttccactcacaaacTTCCACCCAAACTCCACTAACTACATATCCACTACTATCcatcacttttcttaaaacgcgtgccgtccacaatgtggaaacgatatcgcggacggagggagtataaaatataaatatataataaaatattataaaatataaatatataaaccaattaaaaattagaaaattgaatatatatttataaaatataaatatataataaaatattaatatttattggttcggttcggtttaaaaccgaaccaaaaactgaaaatcgaaatcgaaccgaaacttatcggtttttaatttttggaaccgaaccgaaaaccgaaccaatagattcgagaccgaaccgcaccaaaacggttcggttcggttcggttttacatttcggttcggtttctgctcacccctaatagAGGAGGTCTTGGGTTAGGGTACACCCGGGTTGACCGTACCCAAATCCTGACGCATCCTGATCCAAACGCACATCCtaactcaaatcgtgtaaatgacattattcggttatacaaatgatacatcctgtaattgacactattttgttatacaaatgacactgcatataaattcatttttcttaaattttattattagaaAAGGATAATTATGTCAAATGCTAAGAAATAAGAAGTATAATTAGAATTCCAATATGcaatattttcttcttttaaagtTCAACTCGAATTTGTAGGAATATTACAAGTGATCAAAAAAATAAGGCATCTAAATTACAGTGCTGCTTAAGATTTTGTAGGATAGTACAAGTGAACAATAAATGCGTTGCACTTCATTCAACAGAGCTCACATCAAACTTCCTTACAAAAGTTGAATCTGCAGCTCATAATTATTAtcctaaattcaaaattaagaaAAGAATCGGAAAAAAAATGGCGCTAGAGCCCTCCCCAGTCCCCAGAACCCAACAAAATTGTTCAATGCTTCTCTGGCGCTCTTAGCATTCTCGTAGATACTGAAAATTGAAGCATTAGTAGAAACCCAACGTTTAAAACTCGGTTCAACTTGTTGCCACCTTTCTTTTCACCATTCTCTTCCTTCTAGCCTTGGGCGCAGGTGCATCGCCTTCCACTTTAGAGTCGGTTCGTCCTTGTCTGATCCCAAGAAGCCCGAGCCCGGAGACAATAGCATTCTTAGATATGAACCATTTGGAAGAAGACTGGTTGACGCCTTCTGAAGGTCTATTGTAAGCTTTCAGGAGATCCTCAGAGTGAACCAATGGATCAGCTTCGACACCAAGCCAAGCCAACCTAGATGTCTCTCCCACTTGAACATTCAGGACCCTGCATTGATTTGCATCCCACATTTTATTTCCTCTGCCCACAGGCCACAACAGCATCAAAAGCCAAAGCTccaaaatggtgaacttctctttttgtataaaatatgggaaaagaaatgaggcatttaaaggcataattttttgttatcccttcttttccaatgataaatttatccatcaaagtaaacgcaccctaaaaTTATACAAAAGACAAACCTTAAAGCGGTGCTGAAGAATAGAGCTACTCCAATGACATCAAAGTAACTGGTTGTAGCTCTCTCAAACCCACATAAGAGTTGATATCGCAGATTGGCATAAAGACCAAGGAAGGCTCCATAACCGAGTGCATTGGTGCCCACAGATGGAATGCTCACTGATAATCTAATAAAAGCCATcaccaaaacaaataaaattgcAAGGTGTCAAGAAGCTCGGAAATCCTACCAGAATAAGCATAATAACTAGAGAATTATCATTGTGACTATTTCTACCTTCCCTCCTTTTTCCTGGCCGCAAAATTTGATAGAGCACCCTGTGCAGCTCCGGCCGTAAATCCTACCATACTTAACTCTCCAGCTTTGTAAAAGAATGATAGAAGCCTCTTTTGGATGTCAAACTCTCTATATTTATAgctagtttcaaaaatattgttTGGGAGCTTTTGCAGAGTATTCTGCAAATCAGTTTGGAAGGTACTTCCATATGAACGACAGGGGGCAAGGGACCAAACAACAATTGCATTACAAGCTGTCAAAGTGAGCACATTGATGAGGGCAAGATCCCATTCCTGCTTTATCCTGACACATGGAAATTTAAAGTGTTCACTGTGTCCAGAGGCCCATAATAATACAGTGAGTTTCCTTCTTTGTTATTGCTACTTCAAAATGTACCTCTCTTTTCGATTCTGGATCTCCCACAAAACAGAACAACCAATTGTACTTGCCTGCTCAAGAAGTAGCCTGAGCATAAATGCTGGATCAGCAATCATCCTGCCAGAGGAAGTTCAGATAAACATATCAAAAAATGGTTCCAAATATAATCTATGCTCCCAGGCAAGTTATTTATGAACTGCTTTATAGTAAAAGCCCAACATAAAAGTATACTGTTTGCTCTATAGAATTACTATTATAGCTTATTAATTCCAATTAACGAAATAGCTGAAATCCGCATGTAAACATTTAGAGATCTCTAACAGACCAGCTAACAGACAAGAAAGCTTAAGAAGTTCTAGACACCACAGTTTCCATTAATACTTCACAAGTTTTATCACATACCAATTCTAATACCATATACAGTTTACAGAGCATAGACAT
This window encodes:
- the LOC131006813 gene encoding protein RETICULATA-RELATED 1, chloroplastic encodes the protein MSHSVFQAAQIMPLAPTTKSLSSKPLQPIATVCLSPTFAGRRRRHYFTLRASSSSLVDGDASAHLERCFQASPDGPLATPSSSVEFGPTMKGGQYGAFGAVTLEKSKLDMSKKETKTSPQIETGGGGGNQGKGLSHGGGDGGDDGGDDDDYFDDFDEGDEGDEGGPFRRRIILEELFDRKFVDAVLNEWQKTIMDLPAGFRQAYEMGMVSSAQLVKFLAINARPTTARFISRSLPQGLSRAFIGRMIADPAFMLRLLLEQASTIGCSVLWEIQNRKERIKQEWDLALINVLTLTACNAIVVWSLAPCRSYGSTFQTDLQNTLQKLPNNIFETSYKYREFDIQKRLLSFFYKAGELSMVGFTAGAAQGALSNFAARKKEGRLSVSIPSVGTNALGYGAFLGLYANLRYQLLCGFERATTSYFDVIGVALFFSTALRVLNVQVGETSRLAWLGVEADPLVHSEDLLKAYNRPSEGVNQSSSKWFISKNAIVSGLGLLGIRQGRTDSKVEGDAPAPKARRKRMVKRKVATS